One genomic segment of Desulfovibrio sp. includes these proteins:
- a CDS encoding diguanylate cyclase, with translation MKLSAKASLLLTGLVLAVIAATSFFLFAYQQKAIKDLVIQQLESEANSLAVEIRAFVDENIRDMGAIAGNMPAGWNQSGDLGPVREYLARQSSHYPKFENGFFLLDREGRFLADYPPHPELHGQSFAHRDYYTRTMALERGVIGDPYVSARSGLPVLTITAPLKGPGGEIQAVLCGSLNLLSPWALGEQQQRRIGKTGYIYVMDHSRRFIIHTDTSRILKPLEKGRNLFLDKAVEGFEGPGETINSQGVPLLIASRQIPTWGWVVLTQMPIKEAMAPMHEAALAVGLFFLGALVLVLPVGFSAMRRITRPLEALEKATHVISQDLRKPEGAFTRPFASSAMDALRGMRSSDEIGQLARAFFQLSVRLKQTLSSLRNAAEDWERTFSSVQEALLVIDGQGKVLRINRVAEDLFRTVKTKAIGVSWREVLAMGKTPPEEWPSNESIQQSSRFKTAASLPDRPGRFELSFSAIQGRKGDGGHLLMVTDVTEKMQAEERIRDLAFHDALTGLPNRLLLADRLEQAVATAMRNATKAGVLFLDLDDFKQVNDTFGHETGDELLVQVAERMAGCLRSNDTLARYAGDEFVVVLMDLKSPSEAANIASRMLAALSPEFELANGKARIGASIGIAVYPEDGVTPGLLLNHADTAMYRAKSRGKNSYLFADSPAMATGEGLPKQ, from the coding sequence ATGAAACTCAGCGCCAAAGCGTCACTTTTGCTCACCGGGCTCGTTCTTGCCGTCATAGCGGCCACGAGTTTTTTCCTTTTTGCCTACCAGCAGAAGGCCATCAAGGACCTCGTCATCCAGCAGCTCGAATCCGAAGCGAATTCCCTGGCTGTTGAAATACGCGCGTTCGTGGATGAGAACATCCGCGATATGGGGGCCATCGCCGGGAATATGCCTGCTGGCTGGAACCAATCCGGCGACCTGGGGCCTGTCCGGGAGTACCTGGCACGACAATCGTCTCATTACCCGAAGTTCGAAAATGGATTTTTCCTGCTGGACCGGGAAGGGCGGTTTCTGGCCGACTATCCTCCCCACCCCGAGCTTCATGGGCAGTCTTTCGCTCACAGGGACTACTACACCCGCACCATGGCCCTGGAGCGTGGTGTGATTGGCGACCCGTACGTGTCCGCCCGCAGCGGTTTGCCGGTGCTCACCATCACAGCCCCTCTCAAAGGGCCCGGAGGAGAAATTCAGGCTGTGCTCTGCGGTTCGCTGAATCTGCTCTCCCCGTGGGCATTGGGAGAACAGCAGCAACGCAGGATAGGCAAGACCGGCTATATCTACGTTATGGACCACAGCAGGCGGTTCATTATCCACACCGACACATCCAGGATACTAAAGCCTCTTGAAAAGGGCAGGAATCTCTTTCTGGACAAGGCCGTGGAGGGGTTTGAGGGGCCAGGGGAAACCATCAACAGCCAGGGGGTTCCGCTCCTTATCGCCTCTCGTCAGATTCCAACCTGGGGCTGGGTGGTACTGACACAAATGCCCATCAAGGAGGCCATGGCGCCCATGCACGAGGCCGCCTTGGCAGTGGGGCTGTTTTTCCTGGGTGCCCTGGTTCTGGTGCTGCCGGTTGGTTTTTCGGCCATGCGCCGCATCACACGGCCGCTTGAAGCGCTGGAAAAGGCCACGCACGTCATCAGCCAGGACCTCCGCAAGCCGGAGGGCGCTTTCACAAGGCCTTTTGCCTCCAGCGCCATGGACGCCCTGCGCGGGATGCGTTCTTCCGACGAGATAGGCCAACTGGCCCGGGCCTTTTTTCAGCTTTCGGTGCGGTTGAAGCAGACTCTCAGCTCGCTGCGAAATGCTGCCGAAGACTGGGAGAGAACGTTCTCCTCGGTGCAGGAAGCGTTGTTGGTGATTGACGGCCAAGGGAAAGTGCTTCGCATCAACAGAGTGGCCGAGGACCTCTTCCGCACCGTGAAGACCAAGGCCATCGGCGTTTCCTGGCGTGAAGTGCTGGCCATGGGCAAAACTCCACCCGAAGAATGGCCGTCGAACGAGAGTATTCAACAGTCCAGCAGATTTAAAACAGCAGCTTCGCTGCCGGACAGGCCCGGACGTTTTGAATTGTCCTTCTCCGCGATCCAGGGGCGCAAGGGGGACGGCGGTCATTTGCTCATGGTGACCGATGTGACCGAAAAAATGCAAGCCGAGGAACGCATCCGCGACCTGGCCTTCCATGACGCCCTCACCGGTCTGCCCAACCGCCTTCTGCTGGCGGACAGGCTCGAGCAGGCCGTGGCCACAGCCATGCGTAACGCAACCAAGGCTGGAGTCCTGTTTCTGGATCTGGACGACTTCAAGCAGGTCAACGACACCTTCGGCCACGAAACCGGAGACGAGTTGCTGGTGCAGGTGGCAGAACGCATGGCTGGCTGCCTGCGCTCCAACGACACACTGGCACGCTACGCCGGTGACGAGTTCGTGGTGGTGCTCATGGACCTGAAATCGCCGAGTGAGGCCGCGAACATTGCCTCCCGGATGCTGGCGGCGCTTTCCCCGGAGTTTGAACTCGCCAACGGGAAGGCCCGCATAGGAGCAAGCATCGGTATCGCTGTATACCCCGAAGACGGCGTGACTCCGGGTTTGCTTCTCAACCACGCAGACACAGCCATGTACCGGGCCAAGAGCAGGGGAAAGAACAGTTATCTCTTCGCGGACAGCCCGGCCATGGCCACCGGAGAGGGCCTGCCGAAACAGTAG
- a CDS encoding thioredoxin domain-containing protein, translating to MPEFTNRLVHEKSPYLLQHAHNPVDWFPWGEEAFAKAEAENKPLFISIGYSTCHWCHVMERECFEDEEAANLLNATAVPVKIDREERPDLDGIYMTACQMMTSAGGWPLSIFADHLGRPFFAATYIPKHSRFGRMGLMDLLPSVREAWTNRRGDVEQTAGKILSALADHQKVSPSRTDPGPEVLDTAYRQLASRFDQERGGFGEAPKFPSPHQLLFLLRHHRRTGERVALDMVSITLTAMRLGGIFDHVGLGFHRYSTDADWLLPHFEKMLYDQAMLLMAYTEAFQATGDPLFKRTALEVARFVLRDMTGPEGAFHSAWDADSEGEEGKFYVWTTDELRRILPVEDAQLYAELFGFLPDGNFTEEATGHKTGANIPHLAALPPEDLAERLESIRERLLDARNKRVRPHKDDKILTDWNGLTIAALAQAARVLKEPDLAQSAARAADFILARLRDQNGQLLHRYRDMDASVPGNLDDHAFLAWGLTELYQTTYDLGWLQAALDLADQVLDRFQDNEHGGFFFTAKDVPTHLVRQKEFFDAALPSGNSAALLVLLKLSRLAARSDLAEAASRLLRCLGDGLTRFPSGFTMLLCGLDFALGPGSDVVLSGPDAESLEPFLTALRSRYLPMTLVLVRDEKGELASMASYTAGMCPLDGKATAYVCRNGSCEPPTTDAVKMLSLLTK from the coding sequence ATGCCGGAGTTCACCAACAGATTGGTTCATGAAAAAAGCCCCTACCTCCTCCAGCACGCGCACAATCCTGTGGACTGGTTCCCCTGGGGAGAGGAGGCCTTTGCCAAGGCCGAGGCGGAAAACAAACCTCTGTTCATTTCCATCGGCTACTCCACCTGCCACTGGTGCCACGTCATGGAACGCGAATGCTTCGAGGACGAGGAAGCGGCAAACCTCCTGAACGCCACGGCGGTCCCGGTGAAGATCGACCGGGAGGAGCGCCCGGACCTGGACGGAATCTACATGACCGCCTGCCAGATGATGACCAGCGCGGGCGGCTGGCCCCTCTCCATCTTCGCCGACCACCTGGGACGGCCTTTTTTTGCGGCCACCTACATACCCAAGCATTCCCGCTTCGGACGCATGGGCCTCATGGACCTCTTGCCGAGCGTCCGGGAAGCATGGACCAATCGGCGCGGCGACGTGGAACAGACCGCCGGCAAGATACTTTCAGCCCTGGCCGATCACCAGAAAGTATCTCCCTCCCGCACGGACCCAGGCCCCGAAGTTTTGGACACCGCCTATCGCCAGCTTGCCTCGCGGTTCGACCAGGAACGGGGAGGCTTCGGGGAGGCCCCCAAGTTCCCTTCTCCCCACCAGCTGCTCTTTTTGCTTCGCCACCACCGGCGTACAGGCGAACGCGTGGCCCTGGACATGGTCTCCATAACACTCACCGCCATGCGGCTGGGCGGGATATTCGACCATGTGGGCCTTGGCTTCCACCGGTACTCCACGGATGCGGACTGGCTGCTGCCGCATTTCGAAAAAATGCTCTACGACCAGGCAATGCTCCTCATGGCCTACACGGAAGCCTTCCAGGCCACGGGTGACCCCTTGTTCAAGCGTACCGCCCTGGAAGTCGCCCGCTTCGTGCTGCGGGACATGACCGGTCCCGAAGGGGCTTTCCACAGTGCCTGGGACGCTGACAGCGAGGGCGAGGAAGGCAAGTTCTACGTGTGGACAACGGATGAGCTGCGCCGCATTCTCCCGGTCGAGGACGCACAGCTCTACGCCGAGCTTTTCGGTTTTCTTCCGGACGGAAACTTCACCGAGGAGGCCACCGGCCACAAGACCGGGGCCAACATCCCCCACTTGGCGGCTCTTCCCCCCGAGGATCTGGCCGAGCGCCTGGAATCCATTCGGGAGCGTCTGCTCGACGCCCGGAACAAGCGCGTCCGGCCTCACAAGGACGACAAGATCCTCACCGACTGGAACGGCCTGACGATCGCCGCCCTGGCCCAGGCCGCCCGCGTACTTAAAGAACCGGACCTCGCCCAGTCGGCCGCCCGGGCAGCCGACTTCATTCTGGCCCGGTTGCGCGACCAAAACGGACAGCTTTTGCACCGCTATCGCGACATGGACGCCTCCGTTCCCGGCAACCTGGACGACCATGCCTTCCTGGCCTGGGGTCTCACGGAGCTCTACCAGACCACGTACGACCTGGGCTGGCTCCAGGCCGCGCTTGATCTGGCGGACCAAGTCCTCGACCGCTTTCAGGACAACGAGCACGGGGGTTTCTTCTTCACCGCCAAGGACGTTCCCACGCACCTGGTGCGCCAGAAGGAATTTTTCGACGCGGCCCTGCCCTCGGGCAATTCCGCCGCCCTTCTGGTCCTTCTCAAGCTTTCCCGCCTGGCGGCGCGGTCTGATCTGGCCGAGGCGGCCTCCCGCCTGCTCCGCTGCCTGGGCGACGGGTTGACCCGCTTCCCATCGGGTTTCACCATGCTTTTGTGCGGCCTGGACTTCGCTCTGGGGCCCGGCTCGGATGTGGTGCTGTCCGGTCCTGACGCCGAATCGCTCGAGCCCTTCCTGACGGCCCTGCGCAGCCGCTATCTGCCCATGACTCTGGTGCTTGTGCGCGATGAGAAGGGCGAGCTGGCCTCCATGGCCTCCTACACCGCCGGCATGTGCCCTCTTGACGGCAAGGCCACTGCCTACGTCTGCCGAAACGGGAGCTGCGAACCACCTACGACAGATGCGGTGAAGATGCTCAGCCTGCTGACCAAGTAG
- the umuD gene encoding translesion error-prone DNA polymerase V autoproteolytic subunit: protein MRSPTDFSLPVVDAPSGFPSPAEDYIDQRLNLNEHLIIRPSSTYFFRVRGDSMSAAGIASGDLLVVDRSVSPKPGHVVVAAVDGNLTVKRLKLAGRKLALATEVPESPLILLTEERSVEIWGVAVYVIHGLTSCRSL, encoded by the coding sequence ATGCGCTCACCGACAGACTTCTCGCTCCCCGTGGTCGACGCCCCGTCCGGCTTCCCCTCCCCGGCCGAGGATTACATCGACCAGCGCCTGAACCTGAACGAGCACCTCATTATCCGTCCATCCTCGACGTACTTCTTCCGGGTTCGAGGCGATTCCATGAGCGCAGCGGGAATCGCCTCCGGAGACCTCCTGGTGGTGGACCGCTCCGTCAGCCCCAAGCCGGGCCATGTGGTGGTGGCTGCCGTGGACGGGAACCTCACCGTCAAACGCCTCAAGCTCGCAGGCCGCAAGCTTGCGCTGGCCACGGAGGTCCCCGAATCCCCTCTCATCCTACTGACCGAAGAACGCTCCGTGGAAATCTGGGGGGTGGCTGTTTATGTCATACACGGGTTGACGTCATGCAGATCGCTCTGA
- a CDS encoding Y-family DNA polymerase, which translates to MQIALMDCNNFYASCEKVFAPHLADRPVVVLSNNDGCIIARSKEAKDLGVPMGAPAFKCRQLFARQGIAVFSSNYALYGDMSARVMATAGGLVPRMEVYSIDEAFLDITDMPANAAETARMLRERVKRDTGITVSVGIGSTKTLAKAANKLAKKDPAFNGVLEIPDSTQRGEYLSLLEVSDIWGIGPRRAKRLKASGVLTALDFTRLPRDYVKKKFTIAGLHTWLELQGVPCIPLGAAPRSKKAIVTSRSFGHPVTRLDDLREALSHYASRAAEKLRAQKGQAATILVWVQIYTGDAQQPLKGVLQSQAMNPATSRTTEIVRAGMKALESIFIPDRRYKKLGVMLTGIENEGGMQLSLLREPDRRKDRLMAVLDQVNAKWGRETLFAASSGIKRPWGMRQEMRSPRYTTVWAELPVALA; encoded by the coding sequence ATGCAGATCGCTCTGATGGACTGCAACAACTTCTACGCCTCGTGCGAGAAGGTTTTCGCGCCGCATCTGGCAGACCGTCCGGTGGTGGTGCTCTCCAACAACGACGGGTGCATTATCGCCCGTTCCAAAGAGGCGAAGGACCTGGGCGTCCCCATGGGCGCTCCGGCGTTCAAATGCCGCCAGCTGTTCGCCCGCCAGGGCATTGCCGTCTTTTCTTCCAACTATGCCCTCTACGGGGACATGTCCGCGCGGGTGATGGCCACGGCCGGCGGGCTGGTGCCGCGCATGGAGGTGTACTCCATCGACGAGGCGTTTTTAGACATCACGGACATGCCCGCCAACGCGGCGGAAACTGCCCGGATGCTGCGTGAGAGGGTGAAGCGCGACACGGGCATCACGGTGTCTGTCGGCATAGGTTCCACCAAGACCCTGGCCAAGGCGGCCAATAAACTGGCAAAGAAAGATCCGGCGTTCAACGGGGTGCTCGAAATCCCGGACAGTACACAACGGGGAGAATACCTGAGCCTTCTGGAAGTCTCGGACATCTGGGGTATCGGGCCTCGCCGCGCCAAGCGGCTCAAAGCGTCCGGCGTGCTGACCGCCCTCGACTTCACCCGCCTTCCCCGCGACTATGTAAAGAAAAAATTTACAATTGCCGGACTGCACACCTGGCTGGAGTTGCAAGGAGTTCCCTGCATCCCCCTGGGGGCGGCGCCCAGGTCCAAGAAGGCCATTGTCACCTCGCGCTCCTTCGGCCACCCGGTCACCCGGCTGGACGACCTTCGCGAAGCGCTCAGCCACTACGCCAGTCGTGCCGCCGAAAAACTGCGCGCCCAAAAGGGGCAGGCCGCGACGATTCTGGTCTGGGTGCAGATCTACACCGGCGACGCACAGCAGCCCCTAAAAGGCGTACTGCAAAGCCAGGCCATGAATCCGGCCACTTCCCGCACCACAGAAATCGTCCGCGCGGGCATGAAGGCGCTGGAGAGCATCTTTATCCCGGACCGCCGGTATAAGAAACTTGGAGTGATGCTTACCGGCATCGAGAACGAGGGAGGGATGCAGCTTTCGCTTCTGCGCGAACCGGACCGGCGCAAGGACAGGCTCATGGCCGTCCTGGACCAGGTGAACGCCAAATGGGGCCGGGAGACTCTTTTTGCGGCCTCGTCCGGCATAAAGCGTCCCTGGGGTATGCGCCAGGAGATGCGCTCGCCGCGCTACACCACGGTGTGGGCGGAACTGCCCGTAGCCCTGGCCTGA
- the ilvB gene encoding biosynthetic-type acetolactate synthase large subunit: protein MSITGAHYIVKFLESRGVRTVIGIPGGSILPLYDALGQSVTIRHVLARHEQGAAFMAQGMARLTGIPGVCLATSGPGATNLVTAIADAQRDGVPLVCITGQVPRAQIGTEAFQEVDIVAVTKPITKLSRMVESARELPHALNKAFRLAVEGRPGPVLLDIPKDVQCQTLELELPAVASSISQPAPLSWDASRAAAMINAAKRPVLLLGGGAVRGGAPQHARSLAEKASLPVTMTLMGLGAFPATHPLSLGMHGMHGHHWANAALHECDLLIAVGSRFDDRATGKVDAFCPKAKIIHINVDEKELGRIKHAELGIVADAGLALAAILPLVEGKPRREWPSRIDRLKAHAPATGPANCPGCARSLIGEVASMLREDAVIVTDVGQHQMFVAQSFPYRAPGRWLTSGGLGVMGFGLPAAIGASLAEPKAQVVCFTGDGSLKMNIQELATLAETGANVKIVVLDNQSLGLVAQQQSLFFEGRKSASRYGRGTDFAAVAEAFGVKGVDLDASTDPAAKLEEALRAIGPVLIHARVDRDAMVFPMVPPGAPNSEMLLSHPEAEDASMPAAINMG, encoded by the coding sequence ATGAGCATCACCGGCGCCCACTACATCGTGAAATTCCTGGAAAGCCGGGGAGTGCGTACCGTCATCGGAATCCCCGGCGGTTCCATCCTTCCCCTGTACGACGCCCTGGGGCAAAGCGTGACGATCCGCCACGTACTGGCCCGGCACGAACAGGGTGCGGCCTTCATGGCCCAGGGCATGGCCCGCCTCACCGGCATCCCCGGCGTGTGTCTGGCCACCTCGGGCCCTGGCGCCACCAACCTGGTCACGGCCATCGCGGACGCCCAGCGCGATGGCGTGCCCCTGGTCTGCATCACGGGCCAGGTGCCCCGCGCGCAGATTGGTACCGAAGCCTTCCAGGAAGTGGACATCGTGGCCGTCACGAAGCCCATCACGAAATTAAGCCGCATGGTCGAAAGCGCCAGGGAACTGCCGCACGCCCTGAACAAGGCCTTCCGGCTTGCGGTTGAGGGGCGTCCCGGCCCGGTCCTCTTGGATATTCCGAAAGACGTGCAATGCCAGACGCTCGAGTTGGAGCTGCCCGCTGTTGCCTCTTCCATATCCCAGCCCGCCCCCCTGAGCTGGGACGCATCCCGGGCGGCAGCCATGATAAACGCGGCAAAAAGGCCCGTGCTGCTTCTGGGAGGCGGAGCCGTGCGCGGGGGGGCACCGCAACACGCCCGGAGCCTGGCGGAAAAGGCGTCTCTGCCCGTGACCATGACCCTCATGGGCCTTGGGGCGTTTCCCGCGACACATCCGCTGAGCCTGGGCATGCACGGGATGCACGGACATCACTGGGCCAATGCCGCCCTTCACGAATGCGACCTGCTCATCGCGGTGGGCAGCCGCTTCGACGACCGGGCCACGGGCAAGGTGGACGCGTTTTGCCCCAAGGCGAAGATCATCCACATCAATGTGGACGAGAAAGAGCTGGGCCGAATCAAACATGCGGAGTTGGGCATCGTGGCGGATGCCGGTCTTGCCCTGGCCGCCATTCTCCCCCTGGTGGAAGGCAAGCCGCGACGCGAATGGCCCAGTCGAATAGACAGACTCAAAGCCCATGCCCCCGCCACAGGCCCAGCCAATTGCCCTGGATGCGCCCGGAGCCTTATCGGCGAAGTGGCGTCAATGCTTCGCGAGGACGCGGTGATCGTCACGGATGTGGGCCAGCACCAGATGTTCGTGGCCCAGAGTTTCCCCTACCGGGCACCGGGGCGTTGGCTGACCTCAGGCGGATTGGGAGTGATGGGCTTCGGGCTCCCGGCGGCCATTGGCGCTTCGCTGGCCGAGCCCAAGGCGCAGGTGGTCTGCTTCACGGGTGACGGCAGCCTCAAGATGAACATCCAGGAGCTTGCCACACTGGCCGAGACTGGGGCCAACGTGAAGATAGTGGTGCTGGACAACCAGAGCCTCGGCCTGGTGGCCCAGCAGCAGAGCCTCTTTTTCGAGGGACGCAAAAGCGCCTCCCGGTATGGCCGCGGAACCGATTTCGCGGCTGTGGCCGAAGCCTTCGGCGTGAAAGGGGTGGATCTGGACGCAAGCACCGACCCAGCCGCGAAGCTCGAAGAAGCACTTCGCGCAATTGGTCCGGTTCTGATTCATGCCCGGGTGGATCGGGACGCAATGGTCTTCCCCATGGTGCCTCCTGGGGCTCCGAACTCGGAGATGCTTCTTTCCCATCCGGAGGCAGAGGATGCGAGCATGCCGGCGGCGATCAACATGGGGTGA
- a CDS encoding DUF362 domain-containing protein, with protein MPQDVFLEHLPSYSSPDLDTLTGRLLELSGCRPTRGDHVLVKPNLVAPSNTALSCTHPAVVRAVCRYLADFGARITVGDSPAFGTGRIVARACGLDKALAGLPATIVNLTRPRQLPLTLGGTVGVSAQALDVPFIVNVPRFKVHDQMRLTLAVKNFFGCVMGFRKSLAHQKHGEKGTRFESMIMDVCQAMPKSVSLVDGVVAMHVCGPANGKPYSLGLLGACANPVALDTALHAVLGLPPDGTPLGEEAARRGLVEEVSYSMKRPEDFDTLGFTLPGELAPVAFKPGRFLKGRLKSLYIRLSGAKQS; from the coding sequence ATGCCTCAAGACGTGTTTCTCGAGCATTTGCCGAGCTACTCCAGTCCGGACCTGGACACCCTCACCGGGCGGCTGCTTGAGCTCTCGGGATGCAGGCCAACTCGTGGGGATCACGTGCTGGTGAAGCCCAACCTTGTGGCACCGAGCAACACGGCCCTCTCCTGCACGCACCCCGCTGTGGTGCGCGCCGTCTGCCGGTATCTGGCCGACTTTGGCGCGCGCATAACTGTCGGCGATTCCCCCGCCTTCGGCACGGGGCGCATCGTAGCCAGAGCCTGCGGCCTGGACAAGGCTTTGGCCGGGCTTCCCGCCACCATCGTCAACCTGACCAGGCCACGCCAACTGCCACTCACGCTTGGCGGCACGGTCGGGGTGTCGGCCCAGGCGCTGGACGTCCCCTTCATCGTCAATGTCCCTCGTTTCAAGGTCCACGACCAGATGCGGCTCACCTTGGCGGTGAAGAACTTCTTCGGTTGCGTAATGGGGTTTCGAAAATCCTTGGCCCACCAGAAACATGGTGAAAAAGGCACCCGCTTCGAGAGCATGATCATGGACGTCTGTCAGGCCATGCCCAAATCCGTGAGCCTCGTGGACGGCGTGGTGGCCATGCACGTGTGCGGCCCGGCCAATGGCAAACCCTATTCTCTTGGCCTCCTGGGAGCCTGCGCCAATCCCGTTGCCCTGGACACCGCCCTGCACGCCGTGCTCGGTTTGCCTCCGGACGGCACCCCTCTGGGAGAGGAAGCGGCAAGAAGGGGACTCGTTGAAGAGGTGTCTTATTCAATGAAACGACCGGAGGACTTCGACACACTCGGTTTCACCCTGCCAGGCGAACTGGCACCGGTGGCCTTCAAACCGGGGCGGTTCCTTAAAGGACGCTTGAAAAGCCTGTATATCAGGCTCTCCGGAGCTAAACAGTCCTGA
- the hypF gene encoding carbamoyltransferase HypF produces MQTIERDRHVVVGRVQGVGFRPFIFRLAQQCGLAGFVLNAPEGVVIEIQGARVDLDRFARDLVSTLPPLAMIVENSRAQVPAVEGDAGFVIRESSAGQGHHVLVSPDVATCPDCLADMAAPDNRRHRYPFTNCTNCGPRYTITASLPYDRHATTMACFPLCPECKAEYENPLDRRFHAQPNACPICGPAVWFADGSGERLADGPEAMELAAQALIDGKILALKGLGGFHLAVDARNHAAVAELRRRKMRPAKPLAVMCPDLETLALLADFGDEEANVLSGLERPIVLVRLKKDSPLSPDVSPDTDHLGAMLPYTPLHHVLLAAIRELSSVPPVLVMTSGNLSSEPISLGNREALARLGPIADFFLLHNRDILVRTDDSVVRFLRPDQEKPALQFLRRARGFTPSPIFLPVKGPSVLGVGPELKNTVCITKGDQAFLSQHIGDMQNLETAGFHKEVISHLGHILQVRPELVVADKHPDYLSTRYALEESGLPVVRLQHHFAHILAVMAGKQIMEPVLGLAMDGSGYGDDATIWGGEFLYVDPAGPSLVRAGHLFPVRLPGGEAAIRQPWRMAMSYLLALGRDPLAEGWPWLKGREQAAGLVRAMVEKGLNSPVTTSCGRLFDAVSALTGICPEISYEGQAAIRLEHSQDPLPHAGYACGVQESAGLTLLDSLSLFGQAADDTLQGRPAREVSRLFHLGLANGLSEMALLLCERFGTRHVALSGGVFLNKTLSTLLPGMLARFGLVAHTHEYEPPGDGCISLGQAFYGQLWLNAAGK; encoded by the coding sequence ATGCAGACCATCGAACGAGATCGTCATGTGGTGGTGGGCCGGGTCCAGGGAGTAGGGTTCAGGCCTTTCATCTTCCGCCTTGCACAACAGTGTGGCCTTGCCGGATTCGTCTTGAACGCCCCTGAAGGCGTGGTCATCGAAATACAGGGTGCGCGGGTCGACCTGGACCGTTTCGCCAGGGATTTGGTCTCGACCTTGCCGCCCCTGGCCATGATTGTTGAGAACTCCCGGGCGCAAGTCCCCGCCGTCGAAGGCGACGCCGGCTTCGTTATCCGCGAGAGCTCCGCCGGGCAGGGGCATCACGTGCTTGTCAGTCCTGATGTGGCCACATGCCCGGATTGCCTGGCCGACATGGCCGCCCCGGACAACCGAAGACACCGCTACCCGTTCACCAACTGCACCAACTGCGGCCCGCGTTACACCATCACCGCGAGCCTCCCGTACGACCGTCACGCCACCACCATGGCCTGTTTTCCTCTCTGCCCAGAGTGCAAGGCAGAATACGAGAACCCGCTGGACCGCCGTTTCCACGCCCAGCCCAATGCCTGCCCAATCTGCGGCCCAGCCGTATGGTTCGCGGACGGTTCGGGCGAGAGATTGGCCGATGGTCCCGAGGCGATGGAACTGGCCGCACAAGCCCTGATCGATGGCAAGATTCTGGCCCTCAAGGGGCTCGGCGGGTTCCATCTGGCCGTTGATGCGCGCAACCACGCCGCAGTCGCCGAGCTTCGCCGCAGGAAAATGCGGCCTGCCAAGCCGCTGGCCGTCATGTGCCCGGACCTTGAAACCCTGGCCTTGCTGGCCGACTTTGGCGACGAAGAGGCCAATGTGCTCTCCGGCCTGGAACGCCCCATCGTGCTCGTGCGGCTGAAAAAGGACAGCCCGCTCTCGCCGGACGTCTCCCCGGATACGGACCACCTGGGGGCCATGCTGCCCTACACCCCTTTGCACCACGTGCTGCTGGCCGCCATCCGGGAGCTCTCTTCCGTACCGCCAGTGCTGGTGATGACCTCCGGCAACTTGAGTTCCGAACCTATCTCGCTGGGAAACCGCGAAGCTCTCGCCCGGTTAGGGCCAATCGCCGACTTTTTTCTTCTTCACAACCGGGACATCCTGGTGCGCACCGATGATTCAGTGGTCCGTTTCCTGCGGCCTGACCAAGAAAAACCGGCCCTCCAGTTCCTTCGCCGGGCCAGGGGATTCACCCCCTCCCCTATATTCCTGCCCGTCAAGGGGCCGAGCGTGCTCGGCGTCGGGCCGGAACTCAAAAACACGGTATGCATTACCAAGGGCGACCAAGCCTTTTTGAGCCAGCACATCGGCGATATGCAGAACCTGGAGACCGCCGGGTTCCACAAGGAAGTCATTTCCCATCTGGGCCACATCCTCCAGGTCAGGCCCGAACTGGTGGTGGCGGACAAGCACCCGGACTACCTTTCCACCCGCTACGCGCTGGAAGAAAGCGGCCTGCCCGTTGTCAGGCTGCAGCATCACTTCGCGCACATCCTCGCGGTCATGGCCGGCAAGCAGATCATGGAGCCCGTGCTCGGGCTGGCCATGGACGGCTCGGGTTATGGCGACGACGCCACCATATGGGGAGGCGAGTTCCTCTACGTCGACCCTGCGGGACCAAGCCTCGTGCGGGCCGGTCACCTCTTCCCAGTGCGTTTACCAGGAGGCGAGGCGGCCATCAGACAGCCCTGGCGCATGGCCATGTCCTATCTTCTGGCCCTGGGCCGCGACCCGCTCGCAGAGGGTTGGCCGTGGCTTAAAGGCCGCGAACAAGCAGCCGGCCTGGTCCGTGCCATGGTGGAGAAAGGCCTGAATAGCCCTGTGACCACAAGCTGCGGCAGACTTTTCGATGCCGTGAGCGCCCTGACCGGTATCTGTCCTGAGATCAGCTACGAGGGTCAGGCAGCCATCAGGCTGGAACATAGCCAGGACCCTTTGCCGCACGCCGGGTATGCGTGTGGGGTCCAGGAATCCGCTGGTTTAACCTTACTTGATTCCCTGTCTCTCTTCGGCCAGGCTGCGGACGACACGTTGCAAGGCAGACCCGCCAGAGAGGTAAGCCGCCTTTTCCACCTCGGCTTGGCGAACGGTCTCTCCGAGATGGCTCTTCTGCTTTGCGAACGTTTCGGAACACGGCATGTGGCGTTAAGCGGGGGAGTGTTTCTCAACAAGACGCTTTCCACTCTGCTTCCGGGCATGCTCGCGCGCTTTGGACTTGTGGCTCACACGCACGAATACGAGCCTCCAGGGGATGGATGCATCTCATTGGGCCAGGCTTTTTACGGGCAACTCTGGCTGAACGCAGCTGGCAAATAG